One Pectobacterium colocasium DNA segment encodes these proteins:
- a CDS encoding NAD-dependent epimerase/dehydratase family protein produces the protein MRVFVTGATSGLGRNAVEWLLQAGHQVLACGRDRTVGLQLEALGAQFAGIDLVETSVEQYRLLMTGSDVVWHCAAKSSPWGQYTDFYQNNTEVTARLAEAAGQLGIPRFVHISTPAIYFDYQHHRNIDESYRAVRFANHYAQTKFLAEERLQALTSRYPQTTYVILRPRGLFGPHDRVILPRVLEQIAVGGGVLRLPRGGSALLDLTFVGNVVEAMALASQRSGLVSGSAYNITNHEPERLADMLEQLLVGQLGMHYRVKAVPYPLLHAVAGGMELFSWFSRKEPLLTRYSAGAVNFDMTLSAEKAQQELGYQPRFSLQQGIALTGSWFKTHFAQRSTDGHG, from the coding sequence ATGAGAGTCTTCGTCACGGGCGCGACCAGCGGGCTGGGGCGTAACGCGGTGGAATGGCTGCTTCAGGCTGGGCATCAGGTGCTGGCCTGTGGGCGCGATCGCACGGTGGGGTTGCAGCTTGAAGCATTGGGCGCGCAGTTCGCCGGGATTGATTTGGTCGAAACCTCGGTCGAGCAGTATCGATTATTGATGACCGGCAGTGATGTCGTTTGGCACTGTGCCGCGAAATCCTCACCGTGGGGTCAATATACTGATTTTTATCAGAACAATACTGAGGTAACGGCACGACTGGCAGAGGCCGCCGGTCAGTTGGGGATCCCGCGCTTTGTGCACATCTCCACGCCTGCGATTTATTTTGATTATCAACACCACCGGAATATTGATGAAAGCTACCGCGCGGTGCGTTTTGCCAATCACTATGCGCAGACCAAATTTCTGGCGGAAGAACGGCTTCAGGCGCTGACGTCGCGCTACCCGCAAACGACCTACGTGATTCTGCGTCCGCGCGGCCTGTTTGGCCCACATGATCGCGTGATTCTGCCGCGAGTTCTGGAACAGATCGCGGTGGGTGGCGGCGTACTGCGGCTCCCGCGCGGGGGGAGCGCGTTGCTGGATCTGACGTTTGTCGGCAATGTGGTGGAGGCGATGGCACTTGCCAGCCAGCGTTCGGGGCTGGTTTCTGGTTCGGCGTACAACATCACCAATCATGAACCAGAACGCCTTGCGGATATGCTTGAGCAACTGCTGGTCGGTCAATTGGGGATGCATTATCGCGTTAAGGCCGTGCCGTATCCGCTGCTGCATGCGGTGGCTGGTGGCATGGAGCTGTTCTCGTGGTTTAGCCGGAAAGAGCCGCTGCTGACGCGCTACAGCGCGGGGGCGGTGAATTTTGATATGACGCTCAGCGCGGAAAAAGCGCAGCAAGAGCTGGGCTATCAGCCGCGTTTTTCCCTCCAACAGGGCATCGCGTTAACCGGTAGCTGGTTCAAAACACATTTTGCGCAGCGGAGCACTGACGGACATGGCTAA
- a CDS encoding GlpM family protein, producing the protein MSLFIKSVIGALIVLLISVLAKSRNYYIAGLVPLFPTFALIAHYIVGTERGLDALRATILFGIWSVIPYLVYLISLYYFTAWMKLPQALLAAVVCWSVSAAVLIKIWTWYQGN; encoded by the coding sequence ATGTCATTGTTTATTAAATCTGTTATTGGTGCGCTGATCGTATTACTCATCAGCGTACTGGCGAAAAGCCGAAACTATTATATTGCCGGGCTGGTGCCGCTATTCCCCACATTCGCGCTGATCGCACATTATATTGTTGGCACTGAGCGTGGGCTGGACGCGCTACGCGCCACCATCCTGTTTGGCATCTGGTCAGTGATTCCTTATCTGGTTTATCTCATCTCACTTTATTACTTTACTGCGTGGATGAAATTGCCACAGGCGCTGCTCGCGGCCGTCGTATGCTGGAGTGTATCAGCGGCAGTGCTGATCAAGATCTGGACGTGGTATCAGGGGAATTAG
- a CDS encoding F390 synthetase-related protein gives MIPLMTIWHYFRARRLTFATRQALERHQQRQLARFARRVLAHSPYFRPYCQLPISAWPMMDKAVMMAEFDRMNTAGLKRDELLACARRSEEDRDFTPNVNGFSVGLSSGTSGQRGLFVVSPREQQVWAGGMLAKMLPDGLRAGERVALFLRADNNLYHSVDNRWLSLSFYDLFAPFSAHVARLEAWSPSIIVAPAQVLRELALAVQRGELRLSVKKVISVAEVLEPQDKQLLQQVFGQVGEVYQATEGFLASTCEYGTLHLNEEFIHIEPQWLDDTRFTPIITDFTRSTQPIVRYRLDDVLVKQQTPCACGRVTMAIARIEGRSDDSLRLPDSNGEPQTVFADLCSRIIANALPLHADYRLIQQGETTLHLSAACSLPALEACRDSLSQQFARQGIDTSRLRWHLTAGEIAPAFTQKRRRISRLKERA, from the coding sequence ATGATTCCGCTGATGACGATCTGGCACTATTTCCGTGCCAGACGCCTCACCTTTGCCACCCGTCAGGCGCTTGAGCGCCATCAGCAGCGCCAGCTTGCTCGCTTTGCACGGCGGGTGCTGGCGCATAGCCCCTATTTTCGGCCTTATTGCCAACTGCCGATTAGCGCCTGGCCGATGATGGATAAAGCCGTGATGATGGCCGAATTCGATCGGATGAATACCGCCGGGCTGAAGCGGGATGAACTGCTCGCCTGCGCGCGCCGTAGTGAGGAGGATCGTGACTTCACACCGAATGTGAACGGGTTCAGCGTCGGGCTGTCGTCCGGCACCTCCGGGCAGCGTGGGCTGTTTGTCGTCAGCCCGCGCGAACAACAGGTGTGGGCGGGAGGCATGCTGGCGAAAATGCTGCCGGACGGTTTACGTGCCGGTGAGCGGGTGGCGCTGTTCCTACGGGCGGATAACAATCTGTACCACAGTGTGGATAACCGCTGGCTCAGCCTGTCGTTTTACGATCTGTTTGCGCCGTTTTCCGCACATGTTGCGCGGTTGGAAGCGTGGTCACCGTCGATTATCGTCGCACCTGCGCAGGTGCTGCGCGAACTGGCGCTGGCGGTACAGCGCGGTGAACTGCGCCTGTCGGTCAAAAAGGTGATTTCCGTGGCCGAGGTGTTGGAACCGCAGGATAAGCAGCTGTTGCAGCAGGTTTTCGGGCAGGTCGGGGAGGTGTATCAGGCGACAGAAGGCTTTCTGGCCTCGACCTGTGAATACGGCACGCTGCATCTCAACGAAGAATTTATTCACATCGAACCACAGTGGCTGGATGACACTCGCTTTACGCCCATCATTACCGATTTTACCCGCAGCACGCAGCCGATTGTGCGCTATCGGCTGGACGATGTGTTGGTGAAGCAACAAACGCCCTGTGCATGTGGTCGAGTGACGATGGCGATTGCCCGCATCGAAGGGCGCAGCGATGACAGCCTGCGATTGCCGGATAGCAACGGTGAGCCTCAGACCGTGTTTGCCGATCTCTGTAGCCGGATTATCGCCAATGCGCTGCCGCTGCATGCCGACTATCGGCTAATTCAGCAGGGAGAAACGACGCTGCATTTATCCGCCGCGTGTAGCCTGCCAGCGCTGGAAGCCTGTCGGGACAGTCTGTCGCAGCAGTTTGCGCGACAGGGGATTGATACATCGCGGCTACGGTGGCATCTCACCGCCGGTGAGATTGCGCCAGCGTTTACGCAGAAGCGCAGACGGATTAGCCGCCTGAAGGAGAGAGCATGA
- a CDS encoding sterol desaturase family protein has protein sequence MIDLALPIVFMLVVVIGEALVLQWMQREKVNWHDVVFNLNSGHIMLWLFRSVEIFCYGYVAAHFSLGWVETWPPVLMWLFAILAWDFGFYWLHRLHHTFGVLWAVHVVHHQGEHFNLSLGVRNSWYSSLTSIPFFLILALLGVPLYMFVTVSILHYSVQLFNHNAMTPKLGWLEKVLVTPVHHRVHHVNDRAYADKNFGGTFIFWDKLFGSFCPQLPDTPFHYGAGKDTPSKNPFWASNLPFMSYLKLSVRRTRQATFACTPVALIAGAMLLFALVVGYVYLYGYGYDSANLSQAALFLLLVAGAVALGGISEGRRWGIYVWLLVVLLFPAVFLVYLSWEALYWKITMLMLALHGLAMAFGWGRYPLTGEHENG, from the coding sequence ATGATCGATTTGGCCTTACCCATTGTCTTTATGCTGGTTGTGGTGATTGGTGAAGCGCTGGTTCTACAGTGGATGCAGCGTGAGAAGGTGAACTGGCATGACGTGGTTTTCAACCTGAATTCCGGGCATATCATGCTGTGGCTGTTTCGCAGCGTGGAAATTTTTTGTTATGGCTATGTCGCGGCGCATTTCAGTTTGGGTTGGGTAGAAACCTGGCCGCCGGTGCTGATGTGGCTGTTCGCGATACTGGCCTGGGATTTCGGTTTTTATTGGCTACACCGTCTGCACCATACCTTTGGCGTGCTCTGGGCGGTGCATGTGGTGCATCATCAGGGGGAGCATTTCAATCTGTCGCTGGGCGTGCGTAACTCCTGGTACTCCTCGCTGACCTCCATTCCGTTCTTCCTGATTCTGGCGCTGCTCGGTGTGCCGCTGTATATGTTCGTCACGGTGTCCATTCTGCATTACAGCGTCCAGCTCTTTAACCATAACGCCATGACGCCCAAACTGGGCTGGCTGGAAAAGGTGCTGGTGACGCCGGTACACCATCGCGTACACCACGTGAACGATCGTGCATACGCTGATAAGAACTTCGGCGGCACCTTTATTTTTTGGGACAAACTGTTCGGCAGCTTTTGCCCACAGCTGCCTGACACGCCTTTCCACTACGGTGCTGGAAAAGACACGCCATCGAAAAACCCGTTTTGGGCCAGTAACCTGCCTTTTATGTCGTACCTGAAGCTATCGGTGCGCCGCACGCGTCAGGCGACGTTTGCTTGTACGCCAGTGGCGCTGATTGCCGGTGCCATGCTGCTGTTTGCGCTGGTGGTGGGCTATGTCTACCTGTATGGCTACGGCTATGATTCCGCGAACCTGTCGCAGGCGGCGCTCTTCCTATTGCTGGTGGCGGGCGCGGTCGCCTTGGGCGGGATTTCCGAAGGGCGACGCTGGGGCATTTACGTCTGGCTGCTGGTCGTTCTGCTGTTCCCTGCGGTGTTTCTTGTCTATCTGAGCTGGGAAGCGCTCTACTGGAAGATAACGATGCTGATGCTGGCGCTGCACGGGTTGGCGATGGCGTTCGGCTGGGGTCGATATCCTCTGACTGGAGAGCATGAAAATGGCTAA
- a CDS encoding MBL fold metallo-hydrolase, with protein MANISTFEVGYCLHPGCMALRGAGWKVCRFPARVWMLESQGKRWLWDTGYAQHFTDATRSGLFQLYRRMTPVHFETKDALIHQLHGQGIQPADIDGLIISHFHGDHIAGLRDFPDVPFICSALGWQQTRNLRGFAALKRAFVPALIPEHFEQALQFVENFPLTDLPAELAPFTQGYALPGSDKEIVLVPLPGHAVGHLGAFVLTENGWVLLASDAAWSPHSYREGRGPSRLANLVMDDPQAYYHTLDQLHQLHLNGQVEIRLCHEGDL; from the coding sequence ATGGCTAATATTTCAACGTTTGAAGTCGGGTACTGCCTGCATCCGGGCTGTATGGCACTGCGTGGCGCAGGGTGGAAAGTGTGCCGTTTTCCAGCACGCGTCTGGATGCTGGAAAGTCAGGGCAAGCGCTGGCTGTGGGACACCGGTTATGCGCAGCATTTTACCGATGCCACGCGTTCTGGTCTGTTCCAGCTATACCGCAGGATGACGCCCGTACATTTCGAGACGAAAGACGCGCTGATTCACCAGCTACACGGCCAGGGCATTCAGCCTGCGGACATCGACGGCCTGATTATTTCCCATTTTCACGGCGACCATATTGCGGGGCTGCGGGATTTCCCAGACGTGCCGTTTATTTGTTCGGCGCTGGGATGGCAGCAGACGCGGAATCTGCGCGGTTTTGCGGCCCTGAAACGGGCGTTTGTGCCTGCGCTGATTCCTGAACATTTCGAGCAGGCGCTCCAGTTTGTCGAAAACTTCCCGCTTACCGATCTGCCAGCCGAGCTGGCGCCGTTTACGCAAGGTTATGCGTTGCCAGGTAGCGATAAAGAGATCGTGCTGGTGCCGCTGCCCGGTCATGCCGTCGGACATCTCGGTGCGTTTGTGCTGACTGAAAACGGCTGGGTGCTGCTGGCAAGCGATGCCGCCTGGTCGCCGCACAGCTATCGCGAAGGGCGCGGGCCGTCGCGGTTGGCGAATCTGGTGATGGACGATCCACAAGCCTATTACCACACGCTGGATCAATTGCACCAGTTGCACCTGAACGGGCAGGTCGAGATTCGGCTGTGTCATGAGGGTGACCTATGA
- a CDS encoding phosphatase PAP2 family protein, whose product MRRFPQAATLLRLKALLFGWGTVGVVYQLSAQFQGQGTVLPMSFVDEWIPFSPSAIWLYLSFFIIVPLSYLSCPIARLAGLRRATQLSALIAGAVYLIFPTTMVYPQVVGDDLSTRLLQLLLLIDSPQNCLPSLHIALTVLAVWAMSDRQHKVKTGLYLLWGAAIAFSILQLRRHLFIDLVTGAMLSGMTGWIFLRSREAVRAVSSRAPLPNDKRHQE is encoded by the coding sequence ATGAGGCGATTTCCTCAAGCCGCGACGTTATTACGGCTGAAAGCGCTGCTCTTCGGCTGGGGAACGGTCGGCGTGGTGTATCAATTGAGCGCACAGTTTCAGGGGCAGGGAACGGTGCTGCCGATGTCATTTGTTGATGAGTGGATTCCCTTTAGCCCTTCAGCGATCTGGCTGTATCTCTCTTTTTTCATCATTGTGCCGCTGTCTTATTTATCCTGCCCGATCGCGCGTCTGGCTGGGCTACGCCGGGCCACGCAACTTAGTGCGTTGATCGCGGGTGCGGTGTACCTGATTTTTCCGACCACGATGGTGTATCCGCAGGTCGTCGGGGACGATCTCTCCACTCGTCTGCTACAGCTTTTGCTGCTTATCGACTCGCCGCAAAATTGCCTGCCGTCGCTGCATATTGCGCTAACGGTGCTGGCGGTGTGGGCAATGAGCGATCGCCAGCACAAGGTGAAAACCGGTTTGTACCTGCTCTGGGGTGCCGCGATTGCTTTTTCCATTCTGCAACTGCGCCGCCATCTGTTCATCGATCTGGTGACCGGGGCGATGCTGTCGGGCATGACCGGATGGATTTTTCTGCGTAGCCGAGAAGCGGTAAGGGCTGTTTCTTCACGGGCTCCGTTGCCTAACGATAAGCGCCATCAGGAATGA
- a CDS encoding 3-oxoacyl-[acyl-carrier-protein] synthase III C-terminal domain-containing protein, whose protein sequence is MNTQHHAFTKGLVPLKIIATGCALPAQRVTSAELDVRLNKPAGYVESRSGILYRHHADNQASQAELGVAALNDALARGVIPSASIDLLLFASAIPIQALPYSASHVLKASSLPKGTACFDINSSCVSFISALQVAAGLLNTGAYRRIAIVSTELASRGIDWDDEESSLIFGDGAACAIVERGDGRSGIAACLLETYPKGSELCQIRAGGTLRNPRAGMELHDFLFHMQGKRLFRQASALIEGYLQRLLEASGYSLAQMAAVVPHQASHLSLEHMRKRLAIPTEKLIDIYRYHGNQVAASIPTALHHAIVTQRLPEGEPAMLVGTAAGLTLGGMVLIP, encoded by the coding sequence TTGAATACTCAACATCATGCATTCACTAAGGGATTGGTTCCTCTAAAGATTATTGCTACCGGCTGCGCACTTCCCGCGCAACGGGTGACGTCGGCTGAATTAGATGTACGGCTCAATAAACCTGCCGGTTATGTCGAAAGCCGTTCCGGTATTCTCTATCGCCACCATGCGGATAATCAGGCTAGCCAGGCTGAACTCGGTGTGGCGGCGTTAAATGACGCGCTGGCGCGCGGCGTTATTCCGTCGGCTTCCATTGACCTGCTGCTGTTTGCTTCTGCGATTCCCATTCAGGCGCTGCCTTATAGCGCCAGCCATGTATTAAAAGCGTCGTCTTTGCCGAAAGGGACGGCCTGTTTTGATATTAACAGCAGCTGCGTCAGCTTTATTTCCGCTCTTCAGGTGGCGGCTGGGCTGTTAAATACGGGTGCCTATCGGCGCATTGCCATTGTCTCTACTGAACTCGCTTCGCGCGGTATTGACTGGGATGACGAAGAGTCGTCGCTGATTTTTGGCGACGGCGCCGCCTGTGCCATTGTCGAACGTGGCGATGGTCGTAGCGGTATTGCGGCGTGTCTGCTGGAAACCTATCCGAAGGGCAGCGAACTGTGCCAGATTCGCGCAGGCGGCACCTTACGTAACCCGCGAGCGGGGATGGAACTGCATGATTTTCTGTTCCATATGCAGGGAAAACGGCTATTCAGGCAGGCTTCTGCCCTGATCGAAGGCTATCTGCAACGGCTGCTGGAGGCCAGCGGCTATTCGCTGGCGCAGATGGCGGCAGTGGTTCCACATCAGGCCAGCCACTTGTCGCTGGAACACATGCGGAAGCGGCTGGCGATCCCGACGGAAAAGCTGATTGATATTTATCGCTACCACGGTAATCAGGTGGCGGCGTCGATTCCGACGGCGCTGCATCATGCCATCGTGACGCAACGTCTGCCAGAAGGGGAACCCGCGATGCTGGTCGGTACGGCCGCGGGGCTGACGCTGGGCGGCATGGTACTGATTCCATGA
- a CDS encoding rhodanese-like domain-containing protein has protein sequence MSYVTDYPFAAADIALSHFSRRLSVETDCADVAASLSDMQQDFVLLHVVGSPKHFTARHIPGAIHLPHREITPERMAEWPDDTRFVVYCAGPHCNGADQAALKLAQLGRPVKIMIGGITGWEDEGFAFA, from the coding sequence ATGAGTTACGTGACTGACTATCCCTTTGCTGCTGCTGATATCGCCCTGTCCCATTTTTCACGGCGTTTATCCGTTGAAACCGACTGTGCCGATGTGGCGGCATCCCTCTCCGACATGCAGCAGGACTTTGTGTTACTGCATGTGGTGGGATCGCCGAAGCATTTTACCGCGCGCCATATACCGGGGGCGATTCACCTTCCACACCGTGAAATCACACCTGAGCGTATGGCTGAGTGGCCTGATGACACGCGGTTCGTCGTCTATTGCGCGGGACCACATTGCAATGGCGCAGATCAGGCGGCCTTAAAGCTGGCGCAATTAGGTCGCCCGGTAAAAATTATGATAGGGGGAATCACGGGATGGGAAGACGAAGGTTTTGCCTTCGCCTGA